A genomic segment from Fundulus heteroclitus isolate FHET01 chromosome 6, MU-UCD_Fhet_4.1, whole genome shotgun sequence encodes:
- the LOC118563495 gene encoding acyl-coenzyme A thioesterase 1-like: MSAQVRLRLLPSVRCLFDEPVQVKVAGLRSRQVVTMRARSTDERGVVFNSSASYRADDSGEIDLDRDASLCGSYVGVEPMGLLRSLKADALHKYFFKNRALEPFMVNFSVHDEEGRMLAEATNERCLMGDGVRRVPVKEGNVQGVLFTPPGEGPFPAVLDLCTFMSEKRASLLANKGFAVLAFPVFTEKPNLERMNLDDFEEAVQFLQNQPKVNSKGVGVISRSKGADIALSLATFVPGVEAVVWINGCSANIGIPLYYKGHQILSPLMFNFSKVIPTECGANMIKHAVENPLAEENKSSIVPIERANSHFLFVASEEDLNGDSKGYVDDMVERLKRHGKKNFESVIYPAAGHLLEPPYGPHCPSALHGMLRFPVVWGGEPRAHAAAEVHLWTKIQDFLKAHLGSNSAQTKSKL; this comes from the exons ATGTCGGCCCAAGTCAGGCTGAGGCTGCTGCCCAGCGTCAGGTGTCTGTTCGATGAGCCCGTCCAGGTGAAGGTGGCCGGGCTGAGGTCCAGGCAGGTGGTCACCATGAGAGCCAGGTCCACAGATGAGAGAGGAGTGGTGTTCAATTCCTCTGCCAGCTACAGGGCCGATGACAGCGGGGAGATCGACCTGGACAGAGACGCCTCGCTCTGCGGAAGCTACGTTGGTGTTGAACCCATGGGTCTGCTGAGGTCACTGAAGGCAGATGCTTTGCACAAATACTTCTTTAAGAACAGAGCGTTGGAGCCTTTCATGGTGAACTTCTCTGTGCATGATGAGGAGGGCAGGATGCTGGCAGAGGCGACCAATGAGAGGTGTCTTATGGGAGACGGGGTCAGGCGAGTTCCTGTTAAAGAAGGCAACGTTCAAGGAGTCCTGTTTACTCCTCCAG GAGAGGGTCCGTTTCCTGCGGTGTTGGATCTGTGCACCTTCATGTCCGAGAAAAGGGCCTCTCTGCTGGCCAACAAAGGCTTTGCAGTTCTTGCTTTTCCCGTGTTTACTGAGAAACCCAACCTAGAAAGGATGAATCTGGATGACTTCGAAGAAGCGGTGCAGTTCTTACAAAACCAGCCTAAG GTGAACAGTAAAGGGGTTGGAGTAATATCCCGGTCAAAGGGGGCCGACATTGCACTGTCACTTGCTACCTTTGTACCCGGAGTTGAAGCTGTGGTGTGGATTAATGGCTGCAGCGCCAACATTGGCATTCCCCTCTACTATAAGGGCCATCAGATCCTCTCACCGTTGATGTTTAACTTCAGTAAGGTGATACCCACCGAGTGTGGAGCTAACATGATCAAGCACGCTGTTGAAAACCCTCTGGCTGAGGAGAACAAGAGCAGCATCGTTCCCATTGAGCGAGCAAATAGTCATTTCCTCTTCGTGGCGTCTGAGGAAGACCTCAACGGGGACAGCAAGGGCTACGTGGACGACATGGTGGAGAGACTGAAGCGTCATGGGAAGAAAAACTTCGAGAGCGTAATCTACCCTGCAGCTGGACATTTACTGGAGCCACCTTACGGACCACACTGCCCCTCTGCTCTTCATGGGATGCTAAGGTTTCCAGTGGTGTGGGGCGGGGAGCCTCGAGCTCATGCAGCGGCTGAAGTCCACCTGTGGACGAAGATCCAGGATTTCTTAAAAGCTCACCTGGGCAGCAACTCTGCACAGACTAAATCCAAACTATAG
- the LOC105915962 gene encoding acyl-coenzyme A thioesterase 1, whose amino-acid sequence MSSQVRLRLLPSVRCLFDEPVQVKVAGLRSRQVVTVRARSTDERGVVFNSSASYRADDRGEIELNRDASLCGSYVGVEPMGLLRSLKADALHTYFYKNRALEPFMVNFSVHEEEGRMLAEATNERFLMGDGIRRVPVKEGNVQGVLFTPPGEGPFPAVLDLCTFMSEKRASLLANKGFVVLALPVFTEKPNLQKMNLDDFEEAVQFLQNQPKVNSKGVGIISRSKGADVALSLAAFVPGVEAVVWINGCSANVGIPLYYKGHQILSPLMFNFSKVIPTECGANMIKHAVENPLADENKSSIIPIERANSHFLFVASEEDLNWDSRGYLDDMVGRLKRHGKNNFESVTYPAAGHLLEPPYGPHCPSALHGMLRFPVVWGGEPRAHAVAEVHLWTKIQDFLKAHLGCNSAQTESKL is encoded by the exons ATGTCCAGTCAAGTCAGGCTGAGGCTGCTGCCCAGCGTCAGGTGTCTGTTCGATGAGCCCGTCCAGGTGAAGGTGGCCGGGCTGAGGTCCAGGCAGGTGGTCACCGTGAGAGCCAGGTCCACAGATGAGAGAGGAGTGGTGTTCAATTCCTCTGCCAGCTACAGGGCCGATGACAGAGGGGAGATTGAACTGAACAGAGACGCCTCGCTCTGCGGGAGCTACGTCGGTGTTGAACCCATGGGTCTGCTGAGGTCACTGAAGGCAGACGCTTTGCACACATACTTCTATAAGAACAGAGCGTTGGAGCCTTTCATGGTGAACTTCTCTGTGCATGAGGAGGAGGGCAGGATGCTGGCAGAGGCGACCAATGAGAGGTTTCTGATGGGAGACGGGATCAGGCGAGTTCCTGTTAAAGAAGGCAACGTTCAAGGAGTCCTGTTTACTCCTCCAG GAGAGGGTCCCTTTCCTGCGGTGTTGGATCTGTGCACCTTCATGTCAGAGAAAAGGGCCTCTCTGCTGGCCAACAAAGGCTTTGTAGTTCTTGCTTTACCCGTGTTCACTGAGAAACCCAACCTACAAAAGATGAATCTGGATGACTTCGAAGAAGCGGTGCAGTTCTTACAAAACCAGCCTAAG GTGAACAGTAAAGGGGTTGGAATAATATCCCGGTCAAAGGGGGCCGACGTTGCCCTTTCACTTGCTGCCTTTGTACCCGGAGTTGAAGCTGTGGTGTGGATTAACGGCTGCAGCGCCAACGTTGGCATTCCCCTCTACTATAAGGGCCATCAGATCCTCTCACCATTGATGTTTAACTTCAGTAAGGTGATACCCACCGAGTGTGGAGCCAACATGATCAAGCACGCTGTTGAAAACCCTCTGGCTGACGAGAACAAGAGCAGCATCATTCCCATTGAGCGAGCAAATAGTCATTTCCTCTTCGTGGCGTCTGAGGAAGACCTCAACTGGGACAGCAGGGGCTACCTGGACGACATGGTGGGGAGACTGAAGCGTCATGGGAAGAATAACTTCGAGAGCGTAACCTACCCTGCAGCTGGACATTTACTGGAGCCACCTTACGGACCACACTGCCCCTCCGCTCTTCATGGGATGCTAAGGTTTCCAGTGGTGTGGGGCGGGGAGCCTCGAGCTCATGCAGTGGCTGAAGTCCACCTGTGGACGAAGATCCAGGATTTCTTAAAAGCTCACCTGGGCTGCAATTCTGCACAGACTGAATCCAAACTATAG